Proteins found in one Paenibacillus sp. FSL R10-2782 genomic segment:
- the nirD gene encoding nitrite reductase small subunit NirD, with protein MIKHAEWLIVGHSKDFPNRIGRTIRLDDNEIAVFRTSENKLYAVENSSPHPKGGPLTEAMVSGHYIYDPLCDWKIDLETGIVQEPDTGQIKTFTIREDGEEVKISL; from the coding sequence ATGATCAAGCATGCTGAGTGGCTTATCGTCGGTCATAGTAAGGATTTCCCCAATAGAATTGGGCGGACGATCCGGTTGGATGATAACGAAATCGCGGTTTTTCGCACTTCGGAGAACAAGCTTTACGCTGTTGAAAATTCCAGCCCGCATCCTAAAGGGGGGCCGCTTACCGAAGCGATGGTATCCGGTCATTACATTTATGACCCGCTATGTGATTGGAAGATTGATTTGGAGACGGGTATCGTTCAAGAGCCTGATACCGGACAAATTAAAACATTCACCATTCGGGAAGATGGAGAAGAAGTGAAAATATCTCTCTAA
- a CDS encoding phenolic acid decarboxylase, producing the protein MDKFIGSHMIYTYENGWEYEIYIKNEDTIDYRIHSGMVGGRWVRDQKVNLVKLVENVYKVSWTEPTGTDVSLNFMPEEKRMHGIIFFPKWVHEHPEITVRYQNDFIPLMEESREKYETYPKYVVPEFADITFIENAGVNNEKLISQAPYAGMTDDIRAGKLQA; encoded by the coding sequence ATGGACAAGTTTATCGGCAGTCACATGATCTACACCTACGAGAATGGTTGGGAATACGAAATTTATATTAAAAATGAAGACACAATCGATTATCGCATTCATAGCGGCATGGTAGGCGGACGTTGGGTACGTGACCAGAAGGTGAATCTGGTAAAGCTGGTGGAGAATGTGTACAAAGTGTCTTGGACCGAACCGACTGGTACTGACGTTTCTTTGAACTTTATGCCAGAGGAAAAAAGAATGCACGGCATTATTTTCTTCCCTAAATGGGTTCATGAGCATCCGGAAATCACTGTACGCTATCAGAACGATTTTATTCCGCTGATGGAAGAATCACGTGAAAAGTACGAAACCTATCCCAAATATGTTGTCCCTGAATTTGCAGATATTACATTCATAGAAAATGCGGGTGTAAACAACGAAAAATTGATTTCTCAAGCACCCTACGCAGGAATGACAGACGATATTCGTGCAGGTAAGCTGCAAGCATAA
- the nirB gene encoding nitrite reductase large subunit NirB, which produces MANSKQKLVVIGNGMAGINTVEQILKLTDKYEITVLGNEPHPNYNRIMLSYVLEGSKTIEDIILNDLQWYEDQGITLYTGKTVRSIDGERKRIYTEDGLEIDYDVALVATGSQSFILPIPGKELPGVIGFRDIADCSAMLEAAKTYKTAAVIGGGLLGLEAAKGLVNLGMDVTVVHLMEDLMERQLDREASAMLRAELERQGIKFAMQMQTAEVYGQDRVQGLRFSDGSELAADLVVMAVGIKPNIQVAVQSGMETNRGIVVNDLMRTSMPDVYAVGECVEHRGICYGLVAPLFEQGSVLAKHLAGVDTEGYTGSVVSTKLKISGVDVFSAGEFITSSEHTVIVAKDEWKHTYKKVLLRENRIVGAVLFGDVSESASLQKYVRQQTLMTDEIYGQLMGTGCSKDGAKTLSAETMADDEIVCGCNGVTKKAIVDAIHENGLTTVDEIKACTGATRSCGGCKPVVEQILQYVLGDSFKTAAKQGICGCTTWSRDEIVGAIKTKGLTTTREVMNVLGWHNDEGCSKCRPALNYYLGMMNPDTYENEEDSRFVNERLHANIQKDGTFTVVPRMYGGVTTPEDLKKIADVSLKYNVKVVKVTGGQRLDLIGVRKEDLPKVWEELDMPSGYAYAKSLRTVKTCVGSQFCRFGTQDSMGMGELLERKFERLDFPAKFKLAVNGCPRNCAESCTKDIGIVGNDGGWEIFIGGNGGIKARLADSLCKVKTDDELIEIVGSVMQLYRETGQYLERTSEWVERTGLEEIRKAVVHDVDHRKALIERIEFALQQVEDPWKKIINDADSRKNLFEVVTPSVV; this is translated from the coding sequence ATGGCAAACAGTAAACAGAAGCTTGTTGTTATAGGGAACGGGATGGCTGGTATCAATACGGTCGAACAAATTCTAAAATTAACGGATAAATATGAAATTACGGTCCTTGGAAATGAGCCTCATCCGAACTATAACAGGATTATGCTCTCTTATGTTTTGGAGGGAAGTAAAACCATTGAGGACATCATTCTGAACGATTTGCAATGGTACGAGGACCAAGGTATTACTTTATATACTGGGAAAACGGTGCGAAGCATCGACGGAGAAAGAAAGAGGATTTACACTGAGGACGGACTTGAAATAGATTACGATGTAGCTTTGGTGGCTACTGGCTCTCAATCGTTTATCTTGCCTATTCCGGGAAAAGAATTACCAGGCGTCATCGGTTTTAGAGATATCGCCGATTGCTCGGCCATGCTTGAGGCGGCGAAAACCTATAAAACGGCAGCAGTCATTGGTGGAGGGCTGTTGGGACTGGAAGCGGCTAAAGGCTTGGTCAATCTCGGTATGGACGTAACGGTCGTTCATTTGATGGAGGATTTGATGGAGCGTCAGCTGGACCGGGAAGCCTCTGCGATGCTGAGGGCAGAACTAGAACGCCAGGGAATCAAATTTGCTATGCAAATGCAAACTGCAGAGGTGTATGGTCAAGATCGGGTACAGGGGCTGCGGTTTTCGGACGGAAGCGAACTGGCAGCAGATTTGGTCGTTATGGCCGTAGGGATCAAGCCTAATATTCAGGTTGCTGTGCAAAGTGGCATGGAAACGAACCGTGGAATTGTGGTCAATGATTTGATGAGGACCTCCATGCCAGATGTATATGCTGTAGGGGAGTGTGTTGAACACCGCGGGATCTGTTACGGCCTGGTTGCGCCGCTTTTTGAACAGGGAAGTGTGCTCGCAAAGCATTTGGCAGGTGTGGATACAGAAGGCTATACGGGATCAGTGGTTTCCACCAAGCTCAAAATTTCAGGAGTGGATGTTTTCTCGGCTGGCGAATTCATAACCAGTTCTGAACATACGGTGATTGTAGCAAAGGATGAATGGAAGCATACTTACAAAAAAGTGCTGCTTCGGGAAAACAGGATTGTTGGAGCCGTACTGTTCGGAGATGTTAGCGAATCTGCTAGTCTTCAGAAGTATGTGCGGCAGCAAACGTTGATGACAGATGAGATATATGGACAGCTCATGGGTACCGGATGCAGTAAAGACGGGGCTAAAACCTTATCCGCTGAAACGATGGCTGATGATGAAATTGTCTGCGGCTGCAACGGTGTGACCAAAAAGGCAATTGTTGATGCGATCCATGAAAATGGATTGACCACAGTCGACGAAATTAAGGCATGTACCGGGGCAACGCGGTCCTGCGGAGGGTGCAAGCCGGTCGTTGAACAAATTCTCCAGTATGTTCTTGGAGACAGCTTCAAGACGGCTGCCAAGCAAGGAATATGTGGCTGCACAACATGGAGCCGGGATGAAATTGTTGGAGCTATCAAAACCAAGGGGCTTACAACGACACGTGAAGTTATGAATGTACTAGGTTGGCATAATGATGAAGGATGCTCCAAATGTCGCCCGGCACTGAATTATTATTTGGGGATGATGAACCCGGATACCTATGAAAATGAGGAAGATTCACGTTTTGTGAACGAGCGGCTGCACGCGAACATTCAAAAGGATGGAACGTTTACAGTTGTTCCAAGAATGTACGGTGGTGTAACAACTCCAGAGGATTTGAAGAAAATAGCTGATGTTTCTCTTAAATACAACGTTAAAGTCGTTAAAGTAACAGGAGGACAACGGCTTGACTTGATTGGTGTCCGTAAAGAGGATTTGCCTAAAGTATGGGAAGAACTCGATATGCCGTCAGGATATGCCTATGCCAAATCTCTTCGTACAGTTAAAACCTGTGTTGGATCACAATTTTGCCGTTTTGGCACACAGGACTCGATGGGAATGGGAGAGTTGCTGGAACGGAAATTTGAAAGATTGGATTTTCCGGCAAAATTTAAATTAGCGGTCAATGGATGTCCGCGCAATTGTGCCGAATCATGTACGAAGGATATCGGGATTGTAGGCAATGATGGAGGCTGGGAGATTTTTATCGGTGGAAACGGTGGTATAAAAGCACGGTTGGCTGATTCGCTGTGTAAAGTGAAAACTGACGATGAACTGATTGAGATTGTGGGAAGCGTGATGCAACTGTACCGGGAAACAGGCCAATATCTGGAGCGTACTTCGGAATGGGTGGAACGGACCGGCCTTGAAGAGATTCGGAAGGCTGTCGTTCACGATGTAGATCATCGCAAGGCTTTAATAGAACGGATCGAATTTGCACTGCAACAGGTTGAAGACCCATGGAAAAAGATCATCAACGATGCCGATTCGCGCAAAAATTTATTTGAAGTCGTTACACCGTCTGTTGTGTGA
- a CDS encoding immunoglobulin-like domain-containing protein — MLEGNNFTRNKIKPYHLLIPLLPIIGGAVLLIGTNEAHAAGLQNVVLNKPVTSSGYSQPYEPAKAVDGSYEPTSRWYQASNGEKWIQIDLRDWFIVDRYGITGMGIMNGWQDQRDPYSFRLQTSSDGTNWVTSDTVQNNANARYSRSISPVTARYLRLYIDQGNARNNQWASVMEFEAYGERLPVPQAPGHFTGTQKGNAVELSWDAVPYATSYKVIRNNVTLYTGPLTQFTDASSLPSGAALYSLQAVNVQGNSAPVEVTVNIVTDAEYVAQAKAALAPGFASGDSAAAVSQRLTLPLTGLNDTTVSWSSDTPDIITNEGTVTRPRYDLGDRKVKLTATITKGTASDTQTFEVTVLKVNAQDTLDQAADSLSLGNLSAVQENVSLPLSGYGGVQIEWSSANPLVIAPDGTLSRPSYIDGNTDVTLTAVLLLEGLTKTKNFTAHVLSLPMNDIEAVNAAYAALDVPVTTVTGDVYLPKEGLNGVQVSWTSNHPEFLDHNGQVTFPSYVQGDQPITLEAVLTRGGTELRKKFSLLVPSLPVSADEAVNLAANTLKLEYSQGIKDSITLPNTGAFDTRIDWSSDQPDVLSSTGQVNRPKYIDGDVNVQLIATISKGPTSVQRTFIITVLKALPNTPYVRLNGNNPIILEAGSTFTDPGASVLDSVYGNILVSDLSGIGNVDTNAPGVYVLNYVYSDQSGWSAEPAERHISVLPHAIEATAGNDTNPSVLVTGAWPGARLELYNAQQELIAEGTASGEGKYIFTPVPEGISYYVLQIVNGMESAPSRLVYAQGLTAQRVADSITSLTTPAANDTLLKLPAVPEGFRLVISRTSQPDMIRTDGAIFPAATQTAVTVILEVTKVSDGSHALTQQIEVTVPAKVIVDTGNSNKKDQDEDYNNSLIQLQPGFSEQGKAIIIFTPSSAFLDGQITQARLEGKAYADIHLEQEKDTSRVVLPYSSLNTWDKVGAAVISQYGTLMLSSDALTRMFSGQQDVALSFQRADAQRTQQIRDWAGQQSSLKLIGTAVEIKANVTGSTSHIVLPLDAESIRELQGKEPQFSVLVIHDNGEQEILKGTAVRDSKGNLSAVGFDTTRFSTFAIAVSTHTKSPSDNTNVQDGTTNSADSQGAATVWSDIQGHWAAKSLQSLADKGWLQGYKDGKMRPERAVSRAEFVSILTRALGTNGDESVPTSFTDMKGHWAASTVEAAHRQGWIEGITTQTFSPDESLTREQAMVILSHAMADKASATTSAVTLQSYKDKQQIAAWASAALEKAVSSGWISSYPDGTLQPKAAISRGEMAELLERIFK; from the coding sequence GTGCTCGAAGGCAATAACTTCACACGCAACAAAATAAAACCCTATCATTTGCTCATTCCACTGCTGCCCATTATCGGTGGTGCGGTTCTGCTCATAGGGACGAATGAAGCTCATGCCGCTGGCTTACAAAATGTAGTACTCAACAAACCGGTAACCTCAAGCGGCTACAGCCAGCCCTATGAACCCGCCAAAGCAGTGGACGGCTCCTATGAGCCGACAAGCCGCTGGTATCAAGCCAGCAACGGTGAAAAATGGATTCAGATAGATCTGAGGGACTGGTTTATCGTAGATCGCTACGGTATAACAGGTATGGGAATCATGAATGGATGGCAGGATCAACGCGATCCTTACAGTTTCCGATTGCAAACGAGCAGTGATGGAACGAATTGGGTTACTTCCGATACTGTTCAAAATAACGCTAACGCTCGTTATAGCCGAAGCATTTCCCCGGTGACTGCACGATACTTGCGCTTGTATATTGATCAAGGAAATGCGAGAAACAACCAGTGGGCTTCTGTCATGGAATTTGAGGCTTATGGGGAACGATTGCCCGTTCCACAGGCTCCAGGTCATTTTACAGGAACCCAAAAAGGAAATGCGGTGGAATTGAGCTGGGATGCCGTTCCTTACGCAACTTCATACAAGGTCATCAGAAATAACGTTACCCTGTATACAGGGCCATTAACCCAATTCACAGATGCTTCGTCGTTACCTTCCGGTGCGGCTCTTTACAGCCTTCAGGCTGTGAACGTTCAGGGCAATAGTGCTCCCGTAGAGGTCACGGTGAATATAGTGACCGATGCGGAATATGTTGCACAGGCCAAAGCTGCACTGGCTCCAGGCTTCGCATCAGGAGATTCGGCTGCTGCGGTATCACAACGGCTGACACTCCCACTGACTGGATTGAACGATACAACGGTGAGTTGGAGTTCGGATACCCCGGATATTATCACCAATGAGGGGACTGTCACACGCCCGCGCTACGATCTGGGCGACCGGAAAGTAAAACTGACCGCGACGATTACTAAGGGAACCGCTTCGGATACTCAAACCTTTGAGGTTACTGTATTGAAGGTAAATGCCCAGGACACACTGGACCAGGCAGCAGATAGCCTATCCTTGGGCAATTTGTCCGCAGTGCAAGAAAATGTCTCTCTCCCATTATCCGGCTATGGTGGCGTCCAGATCGAATGGTCCTCTGCTAACCCGCTTGTTATTGCACCCGATGGAACACTTAGCAGACCCTCCTATATTGATGGAAATACAGATGTTACCCTGACGGCTGTCCTGCTTCTCGAAGGCTTAACGAAAACAAAAAATTTCACTGCACATGTGCTCAGTCTGCCGATGAACGATATTGAAGCTGTAAACGCAGCTTACGCGGCACTTGATGTACCCGTAACCACCGTAACCGGGGACGTATATTTGCCGAAAGAAGGCTTGAACGGCGTTCAGGTGTCGTGGACTTCGAATCACCCCGAGTTCCTGGATCACAACGGTCAGGTCACGTTCCCGAGCTATGTACAGGGCGATCAACCCATTACACTGGAAGCTGTTCTGACAAGAGGCGGAACGGAGCTTCGTAAAAAATTCAGCCTGCTCGTGCCTTCACTGCCCGTAAGCGCTGATGAAGCGGTGAATTTGGCAGCAAACACCCTGAAACTGGAATACTCCCAAGGGATTAAGGATTCCATCACTTTGCCCAATACAGGAGCATTTGACACACGTATTGATTGGTCTTCGGATCAACCGGATGTTCTCAGCAGTACGGGGCAGGTGAATCGGCCGAAGTATATAGACGGTGATGTAAATGTACAATTAATAGCAACTATATCCAAAGGCCCAACCTCTGTACAAAGAACATTCATAATCACAGTATTGAAGGCGTTACCGAATACACCCTATGTACGTTTGAACGGCAACAACCCGATCATTCTGGAAGCTGGCAGCACCTTCACCGATCCGGGAGCCAGCGTGCTGGACAGCGTATACGGTAATATTCTGGTATCAGATCTGTCAGGCATCGGCAATGTGGATACGAATGCGCCCGGTGTATATGTATTGAACTATGTTTATAGCGATCAATCTGGTTGGTCGGCTGAGCCAGCCGAAAGACACATAAGCGTGCTTCCCCATGCTATTGAAGCCACAGCGGGCAATGACACTAACCCCTCGGTGCTCGTTACAGGCGCCTGGCCGGGTGCACGGCTTGAGCTGTACAATGCCCAGCAGGAGCTTATTGCCGAAGGGACCGCTTCGGGAGAAGGGAAATATATATTTACGCCTGTTCCTGAGGGAATCAGCTATTACGTGCTACAGATCGTGAATGGCATGGAGAGCGCTCCTTCCAGATTGGTGTATGCCCAAGGACTCACTGCCCAACGTGTAGCCGATTCCATCACAAGCCTAACAACACCTGCTGCAAATGATACCCTGCTCAAGCTGCCTGCTGTACCTGAGGGCTTCCGCCTGGTCATCAGCCGCACTAGCCAGCCGGATATGATTCGCACAGATGGAGCTATCTTCCCGGCAGCAACCCAAACAGCGGTTACCGTAATACTGGAGGTCACCAAGGTAAGCGATGGTTCTCACGCCCTGACACAACAGATCGAAGTAACCGTTCCTGCTAAGGTCATTGTAGACACGGGCAATTCTAATAAAAAAGACCAAGACGAAGACTACAACAACTCTCTTATACAACTGCAACCCGGATTTTCTGAACAGGGAAAAGCCATCATCATCTTTACTCCTTCTTCGGCATTTCTGGATGGACAAATCACTCAGGCCCGCCTGGAAGGCAAGGCTTACGCGGATATTCATCTGGAACAGGAAAAGGATACCAGCCGTGTTGTTCTTCCCTATTCTTCGCTGAATACATGGGATAAAGTCGGGGCCGCAGTCATATCCCAATATGGAACACTGATGCTATCCAGTGATGCCTTAACCCGTATGTTCTCGGGTCAGCAGGACGTTGCATTGTCATTCCAACGGGCAGATGCACAGCGTACACAGCAGATCCGCGATTGGGCCGGACAACAATCCAGCCTGAAACTGATTGGCACGGCTGTGGAAATCAAGGCTAACGTTACAGGTAGTACATCGCACATCGTTCTGCCGCTGGATGCCGAGTCCATCCGTGAATTGCAGGGCAAGGAACCCCAGTTTTCTGTTCTCGTTATTCATGACAATGGAGAGCAGGAGATTCTAAAAGGTACGGCTGTGAGGGATTCAAAAGGGAACCTGTCGGCTGTGGGCTTCGATACGACCCGGTTTAGTACCTTTGCGATTGCAGTTTCTACCCATACAAAATCTCCATCCGATAATACAAACGTACAGGACGGCACAACAAATTCAGCGGATTCGCAAGGTGCAGCTACGGTATGGTCGGATATCCAAGGCCATTGGGCGGCGAAATCCTTGCAATCGCTGGCAGACAAAGGCTGGCTACAAGGCTACAAAGATGGCAAGATGCGTCCGGAGCGTGCAGTAAGCCGCGCAGAATTTGTATCCATACTGACCCGAGCGTTGGGGACCAATGGAGATGAGAGTGTGCCTACCTCATTTACAGATATGAAAGGGCACTGGGCTGCATCCACCGTGGAAGCCGCTCATCGTCAGGGATGGATCGAAGGCATAACTACTCAGACATTCAGCCCCGATGAGAGTCTTACTCGTGAACAGGCGATGGTGATATTGTCACATGCGATGGCGGATAAGGCATCTGCCACCACAAGCGCGGTCACCTTGCAATCCTATAAGGATAAACAGCAGATCGCTGCATGGGCTTCCGCAGCCTTGGAAAAAGCCGTATCCTCCGGATGGATCAGCAGCTATCCTGATGGAACGCTCCAACCCAAAGCAGCTATCAGCCGAGGTGAAATGGCTGAACTGCTGGAACGTATTTTCAAATAA
- a CDS encoding tail fiber protein, translating into MKKHFWKKTAVLSLLAVILVGGTAVSPKQAHAGYEPYIGEITLYPYTYAPNGWLKCEGQLLSISQNEVLFSLLGTNFGGDGRTTFALPDLRGASPMPNVNYYIATQGVYPPRS; encoded by the coding sequence ATGAAGAAGCATTTTTGGAAGAAAACCGCTGTGTTGAGTTTGTTAGCGGTCATTTTGGTTGGAGGAACGGCGGTAAGTCCCAAGCAGGCACACGCGGGGTATGAGCCTTATATCGGAGAAATTACGTTGTACCCGTATACTTATGCTCCTAATGGATGGTTAAAATGCGAGGGTCAGCTCTTGAGCATTTCGCAAAATGAGGTATTATTCTCTCTGCTGGGCACTAATTTTGGTGGCGATGGAAGAACCACCTTTGCTTTACCTGACCTGCGCGGGGCTTCTCCAATGCCGAACGTGAACTACTACATCGCAACTCAGGGTGTATACCCGCCTCGCTCATAA
- a CDS encoding MFS transporter gives MSLSFSRKNIIALAAICLSALMFGLEISSVPVILPTLEKVLHGDLKDMQWIMNAYTIACATVLMAVGTLADRYGRRRIFIISLVLFGITSLICGLAQSTSVLIISRFLQGVGAGAMQICQIAILSHRFQEGQERSKAFGIWGIVFGVGLGFGPIIGGMIVAVLNWHWVFLVHVPLTILTLILVFGGIEESSDPQVKKLDIIGIITLSLTVFGLAYFITQGPELGFTSRASISILIAVAISFIIFLFAEKLSAHPMFDFSVFKIRNFSGALLGSIGMNFSFWPFMIYLPIYFQSGLGYGIVPAGLSLLAYALPTLVIPPLAERFSLRYQPRIVIPSGMFILGMGFILMKYGSGSDHASWLTMLPGSLLAGIGLGLTNTPVTNTTTGSVPSARAGMASGIDMSARLISLAINIAVMGFILQEGILSYLKGALSGTLNAVQLRSVAEKIAVGNTVSLKQSLPELSSLDASGAVVHAALVHGFGLIMLYGGIGVWVLAAISFMIFGSKRA, from the coding sequence GTGAGCCTATCCTTCTCCCGCAAAAACATCATTGCATTGGCCGCTATATGTTTGTCCGCATTGATGTTCGGCCTCGAAATTTCCAGTGTGCCAGTGATACTGCCAACTCTGGAAAAAGTATTGCATGGCGATCTTAAGGATATGCAATGGATTATGAACGCTTACACCATTGCATGTGCCACAGTTCTGATGGCTGTTGGAACGCTGGCTGACCGGTATGGAAGGAGGCGTATTTTTATTATCAGCCTCGTCTTGTTCGGTATTACATCCTTGATTTGTGGCTTGGCGCAAAGCACATCGGTTCTGATCATCAGCCGGTTTCTTCAAGGGGTGGGTGCTGGTGCGATGCAGATTTGCCAGATAGCAATTCTTTCACATCGGTTTCAGGAAGGACAAGAACGCAGCAAAGCCTTTGGCATATGGGGGATCGTGTTCGGTGTCGGCCTCGGTTTTGGACCTATCATCGGCGGCATGATCGTGGCCGTGTTGAACTGGCATTGGGTTTTCCTGGTCCACGTTCCGTTGACCATCCTCACTTTGATTCTTGTTTTCGGTGGCATAGAGGAGTCCAGCGATCCGCAGGTGAAAAAGTTGGACATTATCGGCATCATCACGCTTTCGTTGACAGTTTTTGGCCTTGCATACTTTATCACGCAAGGGCCAGAACTCGGCTTTACCAGCAGAGCATCCATCAGCATCCTTATTGCAGTAGCAATAAGTTTCATTATTTTTCTATTTGCGGAAAAGCTCAGCGCCCATCCGATGTTTGACTTTTCCGTATTCAAGATACGTAATTTCTCTGGCGCTCTCCTTGGCTCCATCGGCATGAACTTCAGTTTCTGGCCGTTCATGATCTATCTGCCGATCTATTTCCAGAGTGGCCTGGGTTACGGCATCGTACCCGCCGGGCTGTCTCTCTTGGCTTATGCTCTGCCCACCTTGGTAATTCCACCTCTGGCAGAGCGTTTTTCACTCCGCTATCAGCCGCGCATAGTCATTCCATCAGGTATGTTCATCCTCGGTATGGGCTTCATTTTAATGAAATATGGCAGCGGCAGCGATCACGCCAGTTGGTTGACCATGCTCCCTGGCTCCTTGTTGGCTGGTATAGGACTGGGCTTAACCAACACGCCTGTGACCAACACGACTACCGGCTCTGTCCCGAGTGCCCGTGCAGGCATGGCTTCCGGTATAGATATGAGTGCCAGATTGATCAGTCTAGCCATCAACATCGCTGTGATGGGATTCATCTTGCAGGAAGGTATTCTGTCCTATTTGAAGGGTGCCCTTTCCGGGACTCTCAATGCAGTGCAATTGCGGTCTGTAGCCGAAAAAATAGCCGTCGGAAATACTGTATCTCTCAAGCAGAGTTTGCCAGAACTATCCTCACTGGATGCGTCTGGAGCCGTCGTCCATGCAGCGCTTGTGCACGGCTTTGGCTTGATCATGCTCTATGGCGGTATTGGTGTCTGGGTTCTAGCCGCGATCAGTTTTATGATTTTTGGATCTAAGAGAGCATAA
- a CDS encoding exosporium glycoprotein BclB-related protein: MKHRKPFRFSGASKKDEDCKPPKISRETEELLKLIKELVAIIPLVFAHPSAANITSLQQILHRLLTFSNKLRLRGSVKTDLLAALELAIVASEATPFSPIGVGTTLQQLLEVLLSIILQEPLDPALKDSLISAIRSAETAISIALGGTAGTPGPQGPAGPAGPAGPGGAPGPVGGPGPVGAAGPQGAVGPVGPVGAAGPVGAAGPIGAAGPVGPTGAAGATGATGATGAAGPAGGATGATGATGAAGATGSGAIIPFASGGPAILTTIAGGLVGTTSLIGFGSSATGISLLGGVIDLTGTLVGPLINFAFSVPRDGVITSIAGYFSTTAALALVESTATITAQLFSSTTPDNTFTAVPGATVTLAPPLTGIIALGTISNGITTGLAIPVTAQTRLLLVFSATATGLSLVNTVVGYASAGITIT, encoded by the coding sequence ATGAAACACAGAAAACCGTTCAGGTTCAGTGGGGCTTCAAAAAAAGACGAGGACTGCAAACCACCTAAAATTAGCAGAGAAACGGAAGAACTTCTCAAACTGATTAAGGAATTAGTCGCCATCATCCCGCTCGTTTTCGCACATCCGTCTGCGGCTAATATAACTTCATTGCAACAGATTTTACATCGGTTATTAACTTTCTCAAATAAATTGAGACTTAGAGGCTCAGTCAAGACAGATTTATTAGCGGCGTTGGAACTGGCTATCGTAGCGTCGGAAGCCACTCCTTTCTCCCCGATCGGTGTTGGAACGACACTGCAACAACTGTTGGAGGTCTTATTGTCTATTATTTTGCAGGAACCCCTTGATCCTGCTCTTAAAGACAGTTTGATCAGTGCAATCAGAAGCGCCGAAACGGCTATCAGTATTGCGTTGGGTGGCACGGCAGGAACCCCCGGTCCACAAGGGCCCGCTGGGCCTGCTGGACCTGCTGGTCCGGGCGGTGCTCCAGGACCTGTCGGTGGACCAGGGCCGGTGGGTGCTGCCGGACCACAAGGAGCTGTGGGGCCTGTTGGACCTGTTGGTGCTGCCGGGCCTGTTGGTGCTGCCGGGCCTATCGGAGCCGCTGGGCCTGTTGGACCCACCGGGGCTGCTGGCGCTACCGGGGCCACCGGGGCCACGGGCGCGGCAGGACCCGCCGGGGGTGCTACCGGAGCTACGGGCGCTACGGGCGCGGCTGGTGCCACCGGTTCGGGGGCAATCATTCCATTTGCTTCGGGAGGACCTGCTATTCTGACGACCATTGCTGGCGGGTTGGTAGGAACAACGAGTTTGATTGGCTTCGGAAGCTCGGCAACAGGTATTAGCCTTTTAGGTGGAGTCATTGACCTGACAGGTACACTTGTAGGGCCACTAATTAACTTTGCTTTTTCTGTACCACGGGATGGCGTAATTACATCCATTGCTGGATATTTCAGCACAACAGCTGCGCTAGCTCTCGTTGAATCAACCGCGACGATTACTGCCCAGTTGTTTAGTTCGACTACACCTGATAACACCTTTACAGCTGTCCCTGGGGCTACCGTTACATTAGCTCCACCACTGACTGGCATCATTGCCTTGGGTACCATTTCCAATGGCATCACTACCGGATTGGCTATACCAGTAACTGCGCAGACTCGCCTGCTCCTTGTCTTCTCTGCAACAGCTACGGGACTCTCCCTCGTAAACACCGTCGTGGGTTATGCGAGCGCAGGTATTACTATTACCTGA
- a CDS encoding PadR family transcriptional regulator encodes MKRILKYAILGLIHKEEMSGYDITSQFKKEIGQFWSAKHSQIYPELKRLTEEELIEYRTSITGAKLEKKLYCITPKGTRELTEWLLSPKDLPETEKDEFMLMLYFSAAIPKEENKRLFEDQIAKRKEKLEHLYESKTSLRLLDENLQSPDSEQFGHYLVLSRAINREESYITWLEETLPLFD; translated from the coding sequence TTGAAACGTATATTAAAATATGCCATTCTGGGCCTAATTCACAAAGAGGAAATGAGCGGCTACGATATTACGAGCCAATTCAAGAAGGAAATCGGGCAATTTTGGAGCGCCAAGCACAGTCAGATTTATCCTGAGCTCAAAAGGCTGACCGAAGAAGAGTTAATCGAATATCGCACCTCCATTACAGGAGCCAAGCTGGAAAAGAAGCTGTACTGCATCACGCCCAAGGGAACCCGGGAGCTGACCGAATGGCTGCTGAGTCCCAAAGATTTACCGGAAACGGAAAAGGATGAATTTATGCTTATGCTATATTTTTCAGCAGCCATCCCGAAAGAAGAGAACAAGCGATTGTTCGAGGACCAGATTGCCAAACGCAAAGAGAAGCTGGAGCATTTATACGAGAGCAAGACTTCACTCCGGCTGCTGGACGAAAACCTTCAATCTCCCGACTCTGAACAATTCGGACATTATCTGGTGCTGAGCCGTGCCATTAATCGGGAAGAAAGCTATATTACGTGGTTGGAAGAAACGCTGCCGCTGTTTGATTAA